Within Novosphingobium resinovorum, the genomic segment AGGCGGTCTTGCCGAACAGGCCGAAGGGGATGAGGACGAAGCCCGCAAGCGTCGTCAGCTTGAACTCGATCAGGGTAACAAAGAGCTGCACGGCAAGGATGAAGAAGGCCAGCAGCACCAGCACCCAGGCGAACATCAGGCAGGCGATCTGGATGAAGTTCTCGAAGAACGACCAGTAGCCCATCATGTCTGAGATGGATTCGAGCAGCGGGCGACCGGCATCGAGACCGGTCTGCGCCACCTTGCCGGGCCGCAGCAGATCGGCGGCGGAAAAGCTGGTCCCCGATCCCTTCAGGCCGAGACCGGCGAAGCTGTCGAAGATGATCTGCGCGAGATTGTTCCAGTTGCCGATCAGATAGGCGAAGACACCGACGAACAGCGTCTTCTTGACCAGCCGGGCGATAATGTCGTCATCGGCGCCCCAGGACCAGAAAAGCGCGGCCAGCGTCACGTCGATGACAATCAGGGTGGTGGCGATGAAAGCAACTTCACCGCCGAGCAGGCCGAAACCGCTGTCGATATAGGTGGTGAAGACGCCCAGGAAATTGTCGATGACGCCGGTGCCGCCCATGGTTCACTGTCCCCCGTTCTGATGCGGGGCTGCGGGCACCGGCGTTCGGCCGAGGAACCGGTCGCGGCTTTCGGCCCAAGTGGCGAGGCAGCCGGGATCGTTCACGGCAGCCTCACCTAGCTGCTGACAACGACGGAGGCTCTGGCGGAGCGGATCGGCAGAAGGTTGAAGCGCAGGAGCCGGACGGCTTTGCGCCGGTTCGTCCTCGCGGGTCATCTCGATCACCGTGGCGGTAATCGCGATGGCGACGAATATTATCGCGCCGATCCGGGCCAGCAG encodes:
- the trbK-alt gene encoding putative entry exclusion protein TrbK-alt; the protein is MDGKLLARIGAIIFVAIAITATVIEMTREDEPAQSRPAPALQPSADPLRQSLRRCQQLGEAAVNDPGCLATWAESRDRFLGRTPVPAAPHQNGGQ